AGCTTTTGCCTTTCAGCACTTGCTAAGACTTCTGGTTTCCCAATCTACTGCCTTCCCAACAAAGCTGCTTGGGAAACCCTCCACCAGCAGTTACCCTTGCCAGGAAGGGATCACAGCAGCATGTTGATTAACGCCTCCTAACTCAACCTGGGGAAGATGACAGCTTTTTGGGGGGATGCCCAAGGTAGCCTTCACCCAGCACCAGCACATTTGCTGACCTGGAAGTCAGTCATCGAACAACGAACAGCAGGGAATGAATAAAAAGAGGCACAAGTGCATGAATGGAAGTGGAGAATTAAATAATTAACAGCTTCAGCAAACTCACAGAGGGAAAGGAGGTGGCATCTAGCAAGAGGGGAGCAAGGAGCAAGTGGCCCTGTGATTGCATTTCAAATTCAAATCAGCCTGCAATTGAGTTGTCACACATGGCCACAGCCTAAGCAGGCATGAACAGCAGTAGGGGAGGGTAAGACATAATCACTTGGGCTATTATCTGAATCAAGGAATACCACATCATTCCCAAAGGCTACTGAGTGTCAGAAAAGACATCTCAAGGCATGTCTTCCCTGCCAAGGCATCTGTCTAGGCTTGTCGGATTACTCACATTTCTTACTTCGATCCGAAGTGATTAAAAGTCAGCAGACAAACTGGTCTGGACAAAATTGAGAATGATCTGGTTACTCTCATAGAGCTCAGAAGAGTTTAATTTCAACCACTTGCAGGAAATCCATTCACTTCTGCGCTACCCAGCAGTCACGGGCCCTCAAAACACAGCCAGAGGAACTCCCACCATTCATAGAAACCTTTAGCTAATAGAAACTACAATTACAGAACTCCAGAGTAAGTCACGggttggttttcctttttagaCCTTGAATTTTGAACAGTTAGTATATGTAAGACATGCCTGAGAGATGTTTTTCTGGGACCTGCTGGAGGGAAGGAGTTGCTCTACTCAACAAGGAGTTGCTCTACACAGAGCAGATGGATGCTGACATTCACAGCCCCAAGCAGCCCAGTGGCCAATAACTTCCCCTTGTGAACCAAAATACTTGGAAGCAACTCTTCGAGAGAGCCTCTGAGTgatttccctccccctcccactGCACACCAGGTTCCTGAGGCAAGAGCTGCCCATAGTGAGTGCAGGAAGTGGATTTAAGCAATAAGCAAGACTACGCCCCAGTAATCCATAAGCAGAACATGCATGATTTGCTAGGGAAGCACTAAATTAATACAGATCCGATCTGCTGCACTGATAAATTAACATGGAGTACAAAAGTCACTTACTTTCCTCCAGGTAAGTTTAGCACCAAGGTGGTTTCAGACAGCTTTGATACTGAAGGAGACAACATACAACATACTCCCTATGAAGCACTAGGAGCTAGCTCTTCAAACTACCTACAACCAGCACCCCACTTCCCTCCCTACAAGCGTAGCTGTAACTACATTACACAGGCTAAGCATGCCTTTTCTAGAGCTCTTCACCAGAGAGAAACCAGAAAGCAGTAATCAAAGAACATGCATTGAGAGATGATACCTGCAGTTCATCTCTGATCGCAGCAATAGCTGTGCCTGTCGGTTTAGATGGGCTTacccttctgctttcagtgtgAACCAATTGCTACTTAAGGAGCACAGAACAGAGAGTACAAGAAGAAGCAGGGCTTTCTGTTCCAGAGGCTTTTGGAAGATCAATCTCAATGACATTACTGTCCAGCAAGTCTGGAAGCAGTGTGTTGTTCTCCCTCTTTGAAAGGGTCAGATATGGTGCAAATTGCTCCTAGCTCAACTGAAGCATCTCTTGGCCAGGACAGGTCAGAACTGACAGGATCAGCACTATTGAGGTTCTGACTGCTCACCCTATGGACTGGCCACCTGGATATCCATGTCTGAGAAGCCACTGATAGCCTGTCAACTGATGTCTATCTGAGAAGTCATTGCAACCCACTATCCTGTGACAGGCTGGGATATGCTCACCACATAGCAGCAGATCAAAGGCTTTGAACTCGACTACTCCATGCCCACTATGACCAAGATAGCCACCAGTCACTACAGGactctctttttaaaagctaCATATCTACAAGCACCATTCCTAGTCGTTACCCATAGTATGCATACCAAGAATTCACCATCATCGAGGTGTTTTAGGAATCCTCCTGCACCTGTCTTTATCAGCTGTGCGGTGTCCCCATTTAACATCTAGGAAGCTGAAACCACCATAAGGACAAGTGCACCTGATCTAGAGGCATCTCTTGGttctttaaagaataaataaataaatccaggcCATCAACCTGGAAAGGCAGTCAGCAAGGCTGAACACTCCTGCAGGGTCAGAAACACAGTATGAGTTTCTGCATgcaatggttttattttaagtagGGTACCCAGTACAAGCAGCTTCTAGGAGGAATTCATTAAATCACATACCACCTGAAAGATGCAATTATTGCTTTGGATATAGGCACCATCTGGATACACTGATGGAAACATACCACAATCAGCTTCCAAGGGAGGTAGGAGCATTGAAGACCTTCAGATCTATACTTCCAGCCTAGGGCACCACACAGTGAAACTGCTCATTCCACCACCTCTCTTTGAAGCTGCTGAAGACTTACTCACTAGTATCCAAAAAAGCATCCAAGATGTGTCAATGCCACTCTCAGCTAAAAAGTGCATCACATAAAAAGTGTATGTACATAAAAAGTGTATGTAAGGCCAAGGCCAACCACTAGGCATCTCATGCCAGCCAGACCCATGGAGCTTCAAGATCCTCAGCAACTTGTGTCTGCATCCTTCTCTTGCAAggcttcctcttcctccctaGGGGAAAATGGTTCCACCAGCCAGGACAGAGGCCTGTTATCCGACAGGTagtccagcagctcctccatgtATTCACAGATCACAGTCAGTCTCTCCTGGCTCTGGCCCAAGACAGTGCTGGACAAGTCCTGGAGGGATTTTGCTGCCAAGAAAGAGGCATGAAGCTCCTCTACGGTATTAAAAGAGTGTTTCAACTTATCCCGAAGGCTTGAAGGAAGGCCCTGGATTGCAGCCACAACTTTCAAGCAGGTGatttgcagctgctgtgtgatgCTACGTGCTAGGAGCAGGGCCAGAGACTCCATCTCCTAAGAGGAGACATAAAGATGATGAGAAGTGTTACTTCGAGAAAAAGCATGAATTAAggaaaaggacctcaaggagATGCCCAGAaccctttgctttccttcccaggTAGATACCTCTGGCTTTGCAGAGCTTCTATCCTCACTCTCTTCAGGAAGCTTCCTAGTCCAGTCCAGCCACATCTGGCACAGCCGCTCTTGCAAATCCTCCTGAAGCTTTTTATTAAATCCTTGCTTGAACACCTCAATCTAAGGAAGGAAAGATGCCAAGAGGGGTCAGCTGATAACCAACACAGGTGCTCATCAAAGCAGTGAAGATGAGGCCAAGTCAAACTTTTGGTCAACTCTTGCCCTTTAGCAGGAACACTGAGCTCTACCTACCAGCTCAATGATGCTGAGAAGCTGTCCAATGGCCTCCTGCATGCCCTGCCAGACCTGCTTAATTTTATCCTTTGAGTGCAGGTAGGCAAACTGGAGAAGTTCATCAGAGAGAGACCCCAGCTGCACAAAAtacctcctcttctgctgctgcagctccacagaCATGTCTGCACCCTCCCCAGAGGCTGCAAGTTTGGCTGAGGAAAGAGACAGTAAACCAATGGTTCTTAACCAAGCAGAGCTAAGACATGTTAGAAGCCAGGTGGCCTCCCACATGGCACTTCACACCAGCCCCAGTCCATACCAGCAAAACCCCTCATTCTATTATCCCATTACAAACATAGTTCCTGACCTAATTCTTCATTTCCCATGGGGAGAGAGTCATCTTCTGTTCTCTCcagcacagcttctgctctgcttaCAGCCACCTGGCCCACTCTGAACTCCTTAACCATCCCCATGCTGCTAgtcactgcagatctggcaGCCTCCACACCACTGTGAAGGGCCTCCTTGGTTGCATCTACCACctctgccactctgctgctcaCAACATCCTTTGCGTCAGCCACTGTGGATGACACCAGCTCTTTTGTTTCAGAGATAACCTGTAGGAGAGAAATGTCAGGTAGGAGATGGGGTAATATAGCACACTGTGTGTTATCTGCTCCTGTAAGAGCTTGCACTGTTCCTCTAGGGGTATTTCATTCCTCTCGAGAGCCCACCTCACTCCCAAGGTTAGAAACCCTGCAAGGAACAGGGCAGCCTATATTTCTCACCTGATCCACTGGCttttgaagaagaggaagcttCTCCCCTAGTTTATCCAAGCCCTTGGAGGCACACTCATTGGCTGCAGCCACTGTTAAGAAAACGAAGTTcaagcttgtttttttcctaacacTCAGGAATGTAAGATTTATGAGATCAAGTAGGTTGTTCTGCAGGCAGCCTAGGTGAAGGTCTCCATCCAGGCTAGATGTGCTCTGCTGCAAGCTGAATTCATAGAGCAGTTTGCCTTCATCACCACACAGACCTGTTCACTTTGATTGCAGCAAGCTTTAACTAACAGAGACATAACCATCTACATGGAGATTTCTCACCCCTCCCCAAGTTGCCTGAGTTCCTGATGATACAGATACATCGCCATCCTTTCTGCTCAAACATCCACATACTGAGGACCCAGGATCAAGTAGTTACCAAAAAGTGAGATGCCTACACTGGACTTTGACTGAACCCAGGCCAGTCACACAGAGTTGTATCAGACATTTGTCATCAGTAATTAACCCCTCATCCTTGCAGGGGTTTAGAGCTTCTTCAGGGAAGGCAACCATCCATGTAATTAAGGATCACAGCAAACAAGACCAGTAGATATGGCATCCCAAGAAGAGGCTTTCTCCTTCAGCCACCATTAGCTGGCAAGAATTAAACTATGAACAATTATCACTAAAGACCCTGGACCTGACAAGATCAGTCTTCAAATAACCAACATCAAAGTTGACCCCAGTCCTTCACAGAGCATCCCTCCATCCCATTACTCAGATTAGGACTCAGGTTTTTGGCCTCACGCACAAAGAATAATTACTTTAATACAGTAATTGTGCATTTCCACACTCTGGGTTCCTTCAGCTCAGGAAGGAAGCCCCAGAAAGCCCTTCAGAGGGACACACAGACCACCCCTTCCACAGGGAATTACCTTGAGGCTCCAGCGTAACCAGAAGTGGCTGCACGCAGCTGGCTGTAGCTTCAGTCACACTCTTcactcctttctctgctgcatCACACACTGTTCTGATGTAGGGGTAGCTCTCCTTAGTGGAGGCATAAACTGTAGAAACCACGTCACAGGCAGAGCTGATCAGTGTCAGGTTAGCCAATTGATTTACTGTATCCTaggtggaaaggaaaaaaagccattaagCATGAAAACACAACACTGAGCTTTCAATGCAGTGACAAAGCTTCTTCCAGTTGCCTGTTTGAAGCACCGAGCTGTGGAACCAAGG
This genomic window from Excalfactoria chinensis isolate bCotChi1 chromosome 15, bCotChi1.hap2, whole genome shotgun sequence contains:
- the LOC140259232 gene encoding perilipin-3-like codes for the protein MASATPDKEEASKSSPEMKEEEQQDTVNQLANLTLISSACDVVSTVYASTKESYPYIRTVCDAAEKGVKSVTEATASCVQPLLVTLEPQVAAANECASKGLDKLGEKLPLLQKPVDQVISETKELVSSTVADAKDVVSSRVAEVVDATKEALHSGVEAARSAVTSSMGMVKEFRVGQVAVSRAEAVLERTEDDSLPMGNEELAKLAASGEGADMSVELQQQKRRYFVQLGSLSDELLQFAYLHSKDKIKQVWQGMQEAIGQLLSIIELIEVFKQGFNKKLQEDLQERLCQMWLDWTRKLPEESEDRSSAKPEEMESLALLLARSITQQLQITCLKVVAAIQGLPSSLRDKLKHSFNTVEELHASFLAAKSLQDLSSTVLGQSQERLTVICEYMEELLDYLSDNRPLSWLVEPFSPREEEEALQEKDADTSC